The following are encoded in a window of Amaranthus tricolor cultivar Red isolate AtriRed21 chromosome 2, ASM2621246v1, whole genome shotgun sequence genomic DNA:
- the LOC130806292 gene encoding uncharacterized protein LOC130806292 isoform X1 — protein sequence MMEEKGCVFVSETRDDSLCAIYFGISCAFFALKNLSNQVWDNQKCLETRDKMLQGGAHLLGLLVWRSIQREESMRIEKHELIHKLELAENEIMELKRVRSEDAKANEKVASIYAAQEQSWFVERRKLRHQVASLLNDLRILDKRKNEEISELNRKLGEMEVLFKSKEKVLEEETRKRKEYEEKVKSIEGVLEELRETNKRESKNHSCQMLKHKTAFIELVSNQRQVEAELGRTLRQVEAAKQQIEFLYEEKEEAVLMVEELSIEIEKIHAESEHKDKILSAMMRKLKLDSPEKQMILKDQVKMLKPKRKVSSISESRTLRNLFPRQASENANGEECDDVNGDDLDTEVRKENPDYSSLSNHGFPAECAEFQEETRLDKWVRAEAEKYRNAVEQRHQLELDALEEQIRMKDDKLEASRWHQLSAEVESKRLQSKIEGLNQEMTQLRESNLRLETLLLDRDVELKTLKDQIIAMQLSNLSSQKVKKHSSKKEIMLDDDKGWSKFKIVRKNPSDKEQETNKCMLVETKKDEGHDLSSKHTSSTSFSSIEDVGEKEGEQSFEITRKEVASSWKVDLHALGVTYKIKRLNQQLLMLDRLTGQQENSEIKSFSLLISFLKKQVSRYHSLQEKTDDLSKRMGNKDATSKRGALGSKKTKEETRKLEHFLEETFQLQRFIVAAGQKLMEIQSKIASGFVAGITNELDGPDSFDMKRFGDTIQSLLKDVQRGLEVRISRIIGDLEGTLAYEGIHFLK from the exons ATGATGGAAGAAAAGGGTTGTGTTTTTGTTTCAGAAACAAGAGATGATAGTTTATGTGCAATATACTTTGGTATATCTTGTGCCTTTTTTGCCCTAAAAAATTtgtcaaaccaagtttgggatAACCAAAAATGTTTAGAAACAAGGGATAAAATGCTTCAAGGGGGTGCCCATCTCTTAGGACTATTAGTATGGAGGAGTATACAAAGGGAAGAATCAATGAGAATCGAAAAACATGAGCTTATTCATAAGCTCGAGTTAGCTGAAAACGAAATTATGGAGTTAAAAAGAGTAAGAAGCGAAGATGCTAAAGCGAATGAGAAAGTTGCGAGTATCTATGCCGCGCAAGAGCAAAGTTGGTTTGTCGAAAGAAGGAAACTTAGGCATCAAGTCGCGAGTCTATTGAATGACTTAAGGATTCTCgataaaagaaagaatgaagAGATTTCGGAATTGAATAGGAAACTCGGAGAAATGGAAGTTTTGTTTAAGTCTAAGGAAAAAGTTTTGGAGGAGGAAACgaggaaaagaaaagaatacGAAGAGAAAGTGAAGTCGATTGAAGGGGTTTTAGAGGAATTGAGGGAGACTAATAAGCGCGAATCTAAGAATCATTCGTGTCAAATGTTGAAGCATAAGACAGCTTTCATTGAGCTTGTGTCTAATCAAAGGCAGGTAGAAGCTGAGTTGGGGCGAACTCTAAGGCAAGTCGAGGCTGCTAAGCAACAAATCGAGTTTTTGTATGAGGAAAAGGAGGAAGCAGTTTTGATGGTGGAAGAGTTATCGATTGAGATTGAGAAAATACACGCAGAGTCAGAACATAAGGATAAAATTTTGTCAGCAATGATGAGAAAACTTAAGTTGGATTCACCTGAAAAACAGATGATCTTGAAAGATCAGGTTAAGATGCTAAAACCGAAAAGGAAAGTGAGTTCGATAAGTGAAAGTCGAACTTTGAGAAATTTGTTTCCGAGGCAAGCTAGTGAGAATGCAAATGGGGAAGAATGTGATGATGTTAATGGGGATGATTTGGACACTGAAGTTAGAAAAGAAAACCCTGATTATTCTTCGCTCTCTAACCATGGATTTCCTGCAGAATGTGCTGAGTTTC AGGAAGAAACGCGGTTAGATAAATGGGTTCGGGCAGAGGCTGAGAAGTACCGCAATGCAGTTGAGCAGCGGCATCAATTGGAGTTAGACGCCTTGGAAGAACAAATAAGAATGAAAGACGATAAGTTAGAAGCCTCTCGTTGGCATCAGTTAAGTGCGGAAGTAGAGTCAAAGCGGTTGCAGTCCAAAATCGAAGGCCTAAATCAGGAAATGACACAACTCCGGGAGAGTAATTTGCGATTAGAGACCTTGTTACTAGACCGAGATGTGGAACTCAAAACGTTGAAAGATCAAATAATTGCAATGCAATTGAGCAATTTGAGTTCTCAAAAGGTTAAGAAACATTCATCTAAGAAGGAAATAATGCTAGATGATGATAAAGGTTGGTCTAAGTTTAAGATCGTTAGGAAAAACCCGTCTGACAAAGAGCAAGAAACAAATAAGTGTATGTTAGTAGAGACTAAGAAAGACGAGGGACATGATTTATCATCAAAACATACTTCTTCAACCTCGTTCTCCTCCATCGAAGATGTTGGAGAGAAAGAGGGTGAACAAAGTTTCGAAATTACACGAAAGGAAGTAGCGTCTTCTTGGAAAGTCGACCTACATGCCTTGGGAGTTACTTACAAGATTAAGAGACTAAACCAACAGTTGCTAATGCTTGATAGATTAACAGGACAGCAAGAAAACAGTGAGATCAAGAGTTTTAGTCTGTTGATTTCTTTCCTTAAAAAGCAAGTTAGTAGGTATCATTCGCTCCAAGAGAAAACCGATGACCTTAGCAAGCGAATG GGCAACAAAGATGCGACATCAAAACGAGGAGCGTTAGGCTCCAAGAAAACGAAGGAGGAAACAAGAAAACTCGAGCATTTTCTCGAAGAGACATTTCAGTTACAAAGATTCATAGTAGCAGCAGGACAGAAACTGATGGAAATACAGTCCAAAATTGCATCAGGATTTGTTGCAGGAATCACAAATGAGCTTGATGGGCCAGATAGTTTCGACATGAAACGATTTGGGGATACGATTCAATCGCTTTTAAAGGATGTTCAAAGGGGTCTTGAAGTTAGGATATCGCGGATTATTGGAGATCTTGAAGGTACATTGGCTTATGAGGGAATTCACTTTCTGAAGTAA
- the LOC130806292 gene encoding uncharacterized protein LOC130806292 isoform X2, whose amino-acid sequence MMEEKGCVFVSETRDDSLCAIYFGISCAFFALKNLSNQVWDNQKCLETRDKMLQGGAHLLGLLVWRSIQREESMRIEKHELIHKLELAENEIMELKRVRSEDAKANEKVASIYAAQEQSWFVERRKLRHQVASLLNDLRILDKRKNEEISELNRKLGEMEVLFKSKEKVLEEETRKRKEYEEKVKSIEGVLEELRETNKRESKNHSCQMLKHKTAFIELVSNQRQVEAELGRTLRQVEAAKQQIEFLYEEKEEAVLMVEELSIEIEKIHAESEHKDKILSAMMRKLKLDSPEKQMILKDQVKMLKPKRKVSSISESRTLRNLFPRQASENANGEECDDVNGDDLDTEVRKENPDYSSLSNHGFPAECAEFQEETRLDKWVRAEAEKYRNAVEQRHQLELDALEEQIRMKDDKLEASRWHQLSAEVESKRLQSKIEGLNQEMTQLRESNLRLETLLLDRDVELKTLKDQIIAMQLSNLSSQKGNKDATSKRGALGSKKTKEETRKLEHFLEETFQLQRFIVAAGQKLMEIQSKIASGFVAGITNELDGPDSFDMKRFGDTIQSLLKDVQRGLEVRISRIIGDLEGTLAYEGIHFLK is encoded by the exons ATGATGGAAGAAAAGGGTTGTGTTTTTGTTTCAGAAACAAGAGATGATAGTTTATGTGCAATATACTTTGGTATATCTTGTGCCTTTTTTGCCCTAAAAAATTtgtcaaaccaagtttgggatAACCAAAAATGTTTAGAAACAAGGGATAAAATGCTTCAAGGGGGTGCCCATCTCTTAGGACTATTAGTATGGAGGAGTATACAAAGGGAAGAATCAATGAGAATCGAAAAACATGAGCTTATTCATAAGCTCGAGTTAGCTGAAAACGAAATTATGGAGTTAAAAAGAGTAAGAAGCGAAGATGCTAAAGCGAATGAGAAAGTTGCGAGTATCTATGCCGCGCAAGAGCAAAGTTGGTTTGTCGAAAGAAGGAAACTTAGGCATCAAGTCGCGAGTCTATTGAATGACTTAAGGATTCTCgataaaagaaagaatgaagAGATTTCGGAATTGAATAGGAAACTCGGAGAAATGGAAGTTTTGTTTAAGTCTAAGGAAAAAGTTTTGGAGGAGGAAACgaggaaaagaaaagaatacGAAGAGAAAGTGAAGTCGATTGAAGGGGTTTTAGAGGAATTGAGGGAGACTAATAAGCGCGAATCTAAGAATCATTCGTGTCAAATGTTGAAGCATAAGACAGCTTTCATTGAGCTTGTGTCTAATCAAAGGCAGGTAGAAGCTGAGTTGGGGCGAACTCTAAGGCAAGTCGAGGCTGCTAAGCAACAAATCGAGTTTTTGTATGAGGAAAAGGAGGAAGCAGTTTTGATGGTGGAAGAGTTATCGATTGAGATTGAGAAAATACACGCAGAGTCAGAACATAAGGATAAAATTTTGTCAGCAATGATGAGAAAACTTAAGTTGGATTCACCTGAAAAACAGATGATCTTGAAAGATCAGGTTAAGATGCTAAAACCGAAAAGGAAAGTGAGTTCGATAAGTGAAAGTCGAACTTTGAGAAATTTGTTTCCGAGGCAAGCTAGTGAGAATGCAAATGGGGAAGAATGTGATGATGTTAATGGGGATGATTTGGACACTGAAGTTAGAAAAGAAAACCCTGATTATTCTTCGCTCTCTAACCATGGATTTCCTGCAGAATGTGCTGAGTTTC AGGAAGAAACGCGGTTAGATAAATGGGTTCGGGCAGAGGCTGAGAAGTACCGCAATGCAGTTGAGCAGCGGCATCAATTGGAGTTAGACGCCTTGGAAGAACAAATAAGAATGAAAGACGATAAGTTAGAAGCCTCTCGTTGGCATCAGTTAAGTGCGGAAGTAGAGTCAAAGCGGTTGCAGTCCAAAATCGAAGGCCTAAATCAGGAAATGACACAACTCCGGGAGAGTAATTTGCGATTAGAGACCTTGTTACTAGACCGAGATGTGGAACTCAAAACGTTGAAAGATCAAATAATTGCAATGCAATTGAGCAATTTGAGTTCTCAAAAG GGCAACAAAGATGCGACATCAAAACGAGGAGCGTTAGGCTCCAAGAAAACGAAGGAGGAAACAAGAAAACTCGAGCATTTTCTCGAAGAGACATTTCAGTTACAAAGATTCATAGTAGCAGCAGGACAGAAACTGATGGAAATACAGTCCAAAATTGCATCAGGATTTGTTGCAGGAATCACAAATGAGCTTGATGGGCCAGATAGTTTCGACATGAAACGATTTGGGGATACGATTCAATCGCTTTTAAAGGATGTTCAAAGGGGTCTTGAAGTTAGGATATCGCGGATTATTGGAGATCTTGAAGGTACATTGGCTTATGAGGGAATTCACTTTCTGAAGTAA